One genomic segment of Candidatus Bathyarchaeota archaeon includes these proteins:
- a CDS encoding RimK family alpha-L-glutamate ligase — MKFGIMTRNMEAWSSTQVREALTKRGIPYECFTFPRLVARLAYKPYFKVNGTSIIEDLDALIIRPIGRGSLEELVFRMDMLYKLERQGFYMVNPPTAIEHCVDKYDILALLEDEGIPVPRTLATESVNEALAAFEELGGDIVVKPIFGSRGQGATRIIDKDVADTIFKAITFHHGVIYMQEFVPHGTSDIRAFVIKDQVVASMRRVAQGWKTNYSQGAKPAAAEISEDFKEIAIKASQAVGCKIAGVDILESPDGPRIVDVNSQPGWKGLQAVSKVNIADEIIKFVLSELKNS; from the coding sequence ATGAAGTTTGGCATAATGACGCGTAACATGGAGGCTTGGAGCAGTACCCAAGTACGAGAGGCACTCACAAAACGGGGAATCCCTTATGAGTGCTTCACTTTCCCAAGGCTTGTTGCCCGATTAGCCTACAAACCCTACTTCAAAGTAAACGGCACAAGCATCATAGAAGATCTTGATGCACTAATTATTCGACCCATTGGACGTGGAAGCCTTGAAGAACTCGTTTTCCGCATGGACATGCTCTACAAGCTGGAACGCCAAGGCTTCTACATGGTAAACCCTCCAACCGCCATTGAACACTGCGTAGACAAATACGACATACTCGCGCTACTGGAAGATGAGGGCATCCCTGTTCCCCGCACACTCGCCACAGAAAGCGTCAATGAAGCATTGGCGGCTTTTGAGGAGTTAGGCGGTGACATCGTGGTTAAACCCATCTTTGGCAGCCGCGGGCAAGGAGCAACACGCATAATAGACAAAGACGTCGCCGACACCATATTCAAAGCCATCACTTTCCACCACGGCGTCATCTACATGCAAGAATTCGTCCCGCACGGAACCAGCGACATCCGCGCCTTTGTCATAAAAGACCAAGTTGTCGCGTCGATGCGTCGTGTCGCACAGGGCTGGAAAACCAATTACAGCCAAGGAGCAAAACCAGCAGCCGCAGAAATCAGCGAAGACTTCAAAGAAATCGCCATAAAAGCTTCTCAGGCGGTAGGCTGCAAAATCGCGGGCGTAGACATCTTAGAAAGCCCTGATGGTCCCCGAATTGTGGACGTGAACAGTCAGCCAGGATGGAAGGGATTACAGGCGGTTTCCAAAGTTAACATCGCCGATGAAATCATCAAATTCGTGCTCTCTGAACTTAAAAATAGTTAG
- a CDS encoding AIR synthase-related protein — protein sequence MKLSGDELQKLLNCIKKNEQVVIPPMIGYDAGVHLLDGKYVVVATDPCTGVPMDWFGWLLINYAASDVALFGAKPAFCTITLLGPRPSNPEFFQMIMQQTCKAADELEIAVVRGHTGMYDSLKDLVGVCTVYGTVEPEGLITPGYAKDGDLILCTKPVGLETLSIFSITHPSVATELFGTKQQELTQQVSMQSCVKEALSLSKINGVHAMHDATEGGVLTALNELADASHVGFRVNWNDFPISKEVFALQKHFGLSDEQVLALSSTGTILAAVAPQVKQQVIDVLSLLGLPAYFLGTFTFDKCRLLTKAGKETLFPASAVDPYTQLMASRD from the coding sequence ATGAAACTCAGTGGCGATGAACTCCAAAAACTGCTCAACTGCATAAAGAAAAACGAGCAAGTGGTAATTCCGCCGATGATTGGCTATGACGCGGGAGTGCACCTGCTTGACGGTAAATACGTGGTTGTCGCCACTGACCCCTGCACGGGGGTACCAATGGACTGGTTTGGGTGGCTCCTAATCAACTACGCCGCGTCCGACGTGGCACTGTTTGGAGCTAAACCCGCTTTTTGTACAATAACCCTGCTGGGACCCCGACCCTCAAATCCCGAGTTTTTTCAGATGATAATGCAGCAGACCTGCAAAGCCGCAGATGAACTAGAAATTGCAGTTGTGCGCGGTCACACTGGCATGTATGACAGCCTAAAAGACTTGGTAGGTGTCTGCACTGTTTATGGCACTGTTGAGCCTGAAGGTTTAATAACTCCTGGATACGCCAAAGACGGCGACTTAATCTTATGCACTAAACCCGTCGGGCTCGAAACTCTCTCTATCTTCTCTATTACCCACCCCTCTGTGGCAACAGAACTTTTTGGCACAAAACAGCAAGAACTTACCCAGCAGGTGTCTATGCAAAGCTGCGTAAAAGAAGCCCTCTCCCTCTCCAAAATCAATGGGGTGCATGCGATGCATGACGCAACTGAAGGTGGCGTTTTAACCGCGCTAAACGAGCTGGCTGACGCGTCGCATGTTGGGTTTAGGGTTAATTGGAACGATTTTCCCATATCCAAAGAAGTCTTTGCGCTTCAGAAGCATTTTGGGTTAAGTGATGAGCAGGTTTTGGCGCTTTCCTCTACAGGAACCATTCTGGCAGCGGTTGCTCCTCAGGTTAAACAGCAAGTTATTGATGTGTTGAGTCTTTTGGGGTTGCCTGCGTATTTCTTGGGAACATTCACTTTTGATAAATGCAGACTTTTGACAAAAGCTGGGAAGGAGACGCTTTTTCCAGCATCCGCCGTTGACCCCTACACGCAGCTAATGGCAAGCCGTGACTAA
- the thiT gene encoding energy-coupled thiamine transporter ThiT produces the protein MNNTLNNTRFSSNSQVLAEIAIFVALSTALSLIVVYTMPQGGSITAASMVPLIWLALRRGPKIGVAAGILYGLIQFVLLPYIADPLQILLDYPLAFGVLGVAGFFKRWPVIGAAVGISLRFVLHFIAGVISWAPIYAPDLNPYVYSAVYNGSYLLPELIISGFVLYLLQKSNVLNAYL, from the coding sequence GTGAACAATACATTAAATAATACTAGATTTTCCTCAAATTCCCAAGTGCTAGCTGAAATAGCTATTTTTGTTGCACTATCCACAGCCCTAAGCTTAATCGTGGTTTACACCATGCCACAGGGCGGCTCCATCACGGCAGCTTCTATGGTGCCCCTAATCTGGCTTGCGTTACGCAGAGGTCCAAAAATCGGCGTTGCCGCAGGTATTCTTTACGGACTCATCCAATTTGTCCTTTTACCCTACATAGCTGATCCCCTGCAGATTTTGCTGGATTACCCCTTGGCTTTTGGAGTTTTGGGGGTGGCAGGGTTCTTTAAGAGATGGCCTGTGATTGGCGCGGCGGTTGGGATTTCACTGCGGTTTGTTTTGCATTTTATTGCGGGAGTGATTTCTTGGGCTCCAATTTATGCGCCAGATTTGAATCCGTATGTGTACTCTGCAGTGTATAATGGCAGTTACCTTTTGCCCGAACTGATAATAAGCGGGTTTGTGCTATATCTGCTGCAGAAAAGCAACGTGCTAAACGCTTACCTGTAA
- a CDS encoding DUF108 domain-containing protein: protein MWVKLKSQLKSSIEATETKKVGLIGAGAIGTVLAEAIERRLVVCDELVVYDVDVSRAKKLKSALKFPVTIVDSIDELIAAKPKVIVEAASQEATKQYVPKIAQTNIPIIVMSTGALLDLDVDMSRVHVPSGAIGGLDAISSAALAGIDNVTLTSRKPPKAFNLTNTAEQVVYEGTAEEAAKKFPREMNVAATLAITVKPAKVHVQVISDPNVTRNTHEIHVRWQYGEMHLQFQNQPHPDNPHTSALAAWAAIKLLQTLLEK, encoded by the coding sequence TTGTGGGTCAAACTGAAATCACAGTTAAAATCGAGTATTGAGGCGACAGAAACGAAAAAAGTTGGACTAATTGGAGCAGGCGCAATCGGCACGGTTCTCGCAGAAGCCATCGAGCGCAGGCTGGTGGTTTGTGATGAACTGGTGGTTTACGATGTTGATGTTTCACGGGCAAAGAAGCTTAAGAGTGCACTCAAATTTCCAGTAACCATCGTTGACAGCATAGATGAGTTAATCGCGGCTAAGCCCAAAGTCATCGTGGAAGCAGCCTCACAAGAAGCCACCAAACAGTACGTACCCAAAATCGCCCAAACCAATATCCCAATAATTGTGATGAGTACAGGCGCCCTTCTGGATTTAGATGTCGACATGAGCAGGGTGCATGTGCCTTCAGGTGCAATCGGTGGCTTAGATGCCATATCCAGTGCCGCCCTCGCAGGCATCGACAATGTTACTTTAACCAGTCGCAAACCTCCAAAAGCCTTCAACCTAACCAATACCGCCGAGCAGGTTGTTTATGAGGGCACAGCCGAGGAAGCCGCCAAAAAGTTTCCACGCGAAATGAACGTAGCCGCAACACTCGCAATCACGGTTAAACCCGCCAAAGTCCACGTTCAAGTCATCAGCGACCCAAACGTCACCCGCAACACGCATGAAATCCACGTCCGATGGCAATATGGCGAAATGCACCTGCAATTCCAAAACCAGCCCCACCCCGACAACCCCCACACCAGCGCACTGGCAGCATGGGCAGCAATAAAACTGCTTCAAACATTGTTAGAAAAATAA
- a CDS encoding valine--tRNA ligase: MQPLPKDYKFTEIEAKWQKQWEEMGIYQYDWNDTARQPFSIDTPPPYPSGELHMGNVLNWTYFDIVARFKRMQGFNVLFPQGWDCHGLGIEIQVEKANNIRKRDLPPAQFRGMCMALVEKYIAMMKEGILKLGCSIDWSTEYKTMDSDYWRRTQLSFIMLYGKGFMYQGTHPVNWCPRDETAIADAEVDHVKKDGILHYVKFPLDGTNGEYLLIATSRPEFIPACVAVEVNPKDERYKQYIGRKIAVPLMNRSVTIIGEENVDPKFGTGVVQICTYGDKDDVKTVIKHKLPVIRLINESGKITEAGCKYAGLYLNKARAAIVEDLQAAGLLEKTEKIQQEVGVCDRCKTHVEILERKQWFMKTLPLSGKVEEVANQIPWYPDYMKNRLIDWARALDWDWVISRQRLFATPIPVWYCTGCGEIIVATPEWVPIDPKLEGPRIDSCPKCGGKDFAAEQDVMDTWMDSSITCAVHAGWPDREDWHHLFPASMHPSGTDIIRTWAYYLMVRHLALFDERPFNSVLINGMVLGPDGRKMSKSLKNYAAAPEALNKNGADAIRQWAAGGGATGSDIPYRVQDVEYGRRFLVKLWNASGFASKLLADYQPVSFGDVQLELLDQWIISKTENLTQKVTESLEKCQFNVAVEDTRNFFWHVLCDYYLEAVKDRLYNPDLEGSPKKQAAQFTLYEVIYRMLQLLAPVIPHLTEEIYQYLYKENKGYASIQISEWPKFNSALVNAEAEVAGDAIIAVMAEVRKDKAENKKSLNAPVKNITVYAADAKTATMIEAGKADLAATLKVENLQILSEKSVEGRVVGQTEITVKIEY; this comes from the coding sequence ATGCAGCCTCTGCCAAAAGATTACAAATTCACTGAAATCGAAGCCAAATGGCAAAAACAATGGGAAGAAATGGGCATCTACCAATACGACTGGAACGACACTGCCCGCCAGCCATTCAGCATTGACACGCCCCCACCGTACCCATCAGGCGAACTTCACATGGGCAACGTGCTCAACTGGACATACTTTGACATAGTCGCCCGCTTCAAACGAATGCAGGGATTTAATGTGCTGTTTCCGCAGGGCTGGGACTGCCACGGATTGGGCATAGAAATTCAAGTTGAAAAAGCCAACAACATCCGCAAACGCGACCTTCCACCTGCACAGTTCAGAGGCATGTGCATGGCGTTAGTTGAAAAATACATTGCGATGATGAAGGAAGGTATCCTAAAACTTGGCTGCAGCATTGACTGGTCAACTGAGTACAAAACAATGGATTCTGATTATTGGCGTCGGACCCAACTAAGCTTCATAATGCTTTATGGCAAAGGTTTCATGTATCAGGGAACCCACCCTGTAAACTGGTGCCCAAGAGACGAAACTGCCATAGCCGACGCAGAAGTAGACCACGTCAAAAAAGACGGCATCCTACATTACGTCAAGTTCCCCTTAGACGGCACAAACGGCGAATACCTCTTAATCGCCACGTCACGTCCTGAATTCATCCCCGCATGCGTCGCCGTCGAGGTCAATCCCAAAGATGAACGCTACAAACAATACATCGGCAGAAAAATCGCGGTGCCTCTCATGAACCGCAGCGTCACCATCATCGGCGAAGAAAACGTAGACCCCAAATTCGGCACAGGCGTTGTGCAAATCTGCACCTACGGCGACAAAGACGACGTGAAAACCGTCATAAAACACAAACTCCCAGTTATCCGCCTCATAAATGAAAGCGGCAAAATCACCGAAGCAGGATGCAAATACGCTGGACTCTACCTCAACAAGGCACGCGCCGCCATCGTCGAGGACCTCCAAGCCGCTGGGCTTCTTGAAAAAACCGAGAAAATCCAGCAGGAAGTCGGCGTCTGCGACCGATGCAAAACCCACGTCGAAATTCTTGAGCGCAAACAGTGGTTTATGAAAACATTGCCCCTGTCTGGGAAGGTTGAGGAAGTCGCCAACCAAATCCCCTGGTACCCCGATTACATGAAAAACCGCCTAATCGATTGGGCACGGGCGCTGGATTGGGACTGGGTAATCAGCCGTCAACGCCTCTTTGCCACGCCAATTCCTGTTTGGTACTGTACGGGTTGTGGCGAAATCATTGTTGCAACGCCTGAATGGGTTCCAATTGACCCTAAACTCGAAGGACCAAGAATTGATTCCTGCCCCAAATGTGGCGGTAAAGACTTTGCTGCTGAGCAGGACGTGATGGACACATGGATGGACAGCTCAATCACCTGTGCTGTGCACGCGGGCTGGCCTGACCGCGAAGATTGGCATCACCTATTCCCCGCAAGCATGCACCCCAGCGGAACCGACATCATCCGCACATGGGCATACTACCTCATGGTACGCCACCTCGCACTCTTTGATGAGCGCCCCTTCAACAGCGTCCTAATCAACGGCATGGTACTTGGTCCTGACGGACGAAAAATGAGCAAATCCCTCAAAAACTATGCCGCAGCGCCCGAAGCACTCAACAAGAATGGTGCCGACGCAATCCGACAGTGGGCTGCTGGTGGTGGAGCTACAGGTTCCGACATTCCCTACAGAGTCCAAGACGTGGAATACGGCAGACGTTTCCTAGTTAAACTGTGGAATGCTTCAGGATTCGCAAGCAAACTCTTAGCCGATTACCAACCCGTCAGCTTTGGTGATGTGCAGCTTGAACTCCTTGACCAATGGATAATTAGCAAAACCGAAAACCTCACACAAAAAGTCACTGAGAGCCTCGAAAAATGTCAATTCAATGTTGCCGTAGAGGACACCCGCAACTTCTTCTGGCATGTCCTATGCGACTACTATTTGGAAGCAGTAAAAGACCGCCTCTACAACCCCGACTTAGAAGGTTCACCCAAAAAACAAGCCGCGCAGTTCACACTCTATGAGGTGATTTATCGTATGTTGCAGTTGCTGGCTCCTGTAATCCCGCATTTAACCGAGGAAATTTATCAGTACCTCTACAAGGAAAACAAGGGCTACGCAAGCATACAAATCTCAGAATGGCCAAAATTCAACTCCGCACTGGTAAACGCTGAGGCAGAAGTTGCTGGCGATGCCATCATCGCGGTAATGGCTGAGGTACGCAAAGACAAAGCCGAAAACAAAAAATCCCTAAACGCGCCCGTCAAAAACATCACAGTTTACGCCGCTGATGCCAAAACAGCCACAATGATAGAGGCGGGCAAAGCTGACCTTGCAGCAACCCTGAAAGTTGAAAACCTCCAAATTCTTTCCGAAAAAAGCGTTGAAGGACGCGTTGTGGGTCAAACTGAAATCACAGTTAAAATCGAGTATTGA
- a CDS encoding right-handed parallel beta-helix repeat-containing protein: protein MLEIGTFECGTANFIPEDPPPSGYVINSDGTFSGEKLRRDGAIYTLTGDINCPIVIHRDGIVLDGSGYTLRGSGDSSGIWVQERSNLVIKNFNIQNFQFGIKFTILYGTSNNNNNCSVQSCTVTNNSYGICFFRSQDCQITNNRIADNTYGVWASHGSDVYRNNCFEANQYAFHDEYGGNDMDTSNTVNGKPAYYWYDKHDLTVPSNAGLVILIHCSNIKVENLNLKGNGNGVLLVDTTDSIITKNMISQNTIGINLQQSHNNQINNNHITNNKEHGINQYDSHDNQITNNIITGNNYGISSSYTHGEEILNNQITDNTADGINADSQSGVDCLVKDNTVSGNGGNGIFFKDIHNAQIISNTITQNKGCGVGFGYGPGGLVRGNIISKNGNGLWISNAYQNTIISNDVSENEGLSIRLEGSQHDNILYHNNFINNNHGQPQAFITTTIVYPENYLYDETHRPRHVDGAANNWDNGNEGNYWSDYNTLYPDATKSGNTANTPYYINVNNQDNHPLLSPHKISSTEESSISPSLTTATPQETTQPPRNSLDISSSLILFSGLMIASIIAISLVFFRRYHR, encoded by the coding sequence GTGCTTGAAATAGGCACATTTGAGTGTGGCACTGCAAATTTTATTCCCGAAGACCCGCCGCCATCAGGTTATGTAATTAACAGTGACGGCACATTTTCCGGAGAAAAACTTCGCCGTGACGGGGCCATTTACACTCTCACAGGTGACATCAATTGCCCAATTGTTATCCACCGTGACGGCATAGTGCTGGATGGTTCAGGCTACACTCTACGGGGAAGCGGTGACTCATCAGGTATCTGGGTTCAAGAAAGAAGCAACTTAGTAATAAAGAATTTTAATATTCAAAATTTTCAATTCGGAATAAAATTCACTATCCTGTACGGAACCTCAAATAATAACAACAATTGCAGTGTCCAATCCTGTACTGTAACTAACAATTCCTATGGCATCTGCTTTTTTAGGTCACAAGATTGCCAAATAACAAACAACCGCATAGCCGATAACACGTATGGGGTATGGGCATCGCACGGCTCCGATGTCTACCGAAATAACTGTTTTGAAGCAAACCAATACGCCTTTCATGATGAATATGGAGGCAACGATATGGATACTTCCAACACGGTTAACGGAAAACCCGCCTATTACTGGTATGACAAACATGACCTAACCGTGCCCTCAAATGCTGGGTTAGTGATACTTATCCACTGTAGCAATATCAAAGTAGAAAACTTGAACCTTAAAGGCAACGGAAACGGCGTTTTACTGGTTGACACCACTGACTCAATCATAACTAAAAACATGATATCTCAAAATACAATCGGAATTAACCTACAACAATCCCATAACAACCAGATAAACAACAACCACATAACAAACAACAAAGAACACGGCATCAACCAATACGACTCCCACGATAACCAAATAACAAACAACATCATAACCGGCAATAATTACGGCATAAGCTCCTCCTACACTCATGGCGAGGAAATTCTAAACAATCAAATCACAGACAATACAGCAGATGGCATAAATGCTGATTCCCAATCAGGAGTTGACTGCCTTGTAAAGGACAATACTGTTTCAGGAAATGGGGGAAACGGTATTTTCTTTAAGGATATTCATAACGCCCAAATTATCAGCAACACCATTACCCAAAACAAGGGCTGCGGGGTTGGATTTGGGTATGGTCCCGGCGGTTTAGTGCGAGGCAACATCATCTCAAAGAATGGTAACGGTCTCTGGATTAGCAATGCTTACCAGAACACCATAATATCTAACGATGTATCAGAAAATGAGGGTTTGAGTATACGCTTGGAAGGCAGTCAACATGACAACATCCTCTACCACAACAATTTCATCAACAACAATCACGGTCAACCCCAAGCATTCATCACAACCACGATAGTGTACCCCGAAAATTATCTCTATGACGAAACCCATCGCCCACGACACGTAGACGGAGCCGCCAACAATTGGGACAACGGCAATGAGGGCAACTACTGGAGCGACTACAACACCCTATACCCCGACGCAACAAAAAGCGGAAACACCGCCAACACACCCTATTACATAAACGTAAACAACCAAGACAACCACCCCCTTCTGTCGCCCCACAAAATCTCCAGCACCGAAGAATCCTCAATTTCGCCATCTCTAACTACCGCTACTCCACAAGAAACAACTCAACCACCCCGCAATTCACTAGACATCTCATCATCACTGATTTTGTTTAGCGGCTTGATGATAGCATCAATTATTGCTATCAGTTTGGTCTTTTTTAGGCGCTATCACCGTTAA
- a CDS encoding radical SAM protein: MSKTSALPELVRVSVGSAIVLGLAEGKLDASPTTAYLMTHHTGKCVGNCGFCPQARGSQSKTELLSRVIWPTFPTQNVLSALAKAVETGKIYRVCIQALNYPEVFLDLYALITAIKSCVAVPVSVSCQPLNTKNIQLLKPAGADRIGIALDAATPELFDIIKGEASGGCYRWDDVLGLLEEALAVFGVGNVSTHLIVGLGETEKEAVQFIQKCVDLGVLPALFAFTPVRGTAMETHPPPNLGSYRRVQLARYLIVNGKGHADNFVFDEKYQIASFGLNPDALNSVVERGAAFQTSGCPNCNRPFYNEKPSGPIYNYPWVPTKKEIEKIKADLASLI; encoded by the coding sequence ATGAGCAAAACGTCTGCGTTGCCTGAACTTGTTAGGGTTTCGGTAGGCAGCGCCATCGTTCTTGGACTCGCGGAGGGCAAGTTGGATGCATCGCCCACAACCGCGTACCTCATGACCCATCACACGGGCAAGTGCGTGGGAAACTGTGGGTTCTGTCCCCAAGCCCGAGGCAGCCAAAGCAAAACTGAGTTGCTCTCCCGCGTGATATGGCCAACATTTCCAACCCAAAACGTTCTATCTGCGCTCGCTAAAGCAGTTGAAACTGGAAAAATTTACCGCGTCTGCATCCAAGCCCTCAACTACCCCGAAGTCTTCCTCGACCTCTACGCGCTAATAACAGCGATAAAATCTTGTGTGGCGGTTCCTGTTTCGGTTTCCTGCCAACCCCTCAACACCAAAAACATCCAACTCCTCAAACCGGCAGGTGCAGACAGAATCGGAATCGCCTTGGATGCGGCAACCCCTGAGCTTTTTGACATTATCAAGGGAGAGGCGTCTGGTGGTTGCTACCGCTGGGATGATGTGTTGGGGTTGCTTGAGGAGGCGTTGGCGGTTTTTGGTGTGGGTAATGTGAGTACGCATCTGATTGTGGGTTTGGGTGAAACTGAAAAAGAAGCAGTGCAGTTCATCCAGAAATGCGTGGATTTGGGGGTTTTGCCTGCACTGTTCGCGTTTACACCTGTCCGTGGAACTGCAATGGAGACGCATCCGCCGCCCAACCTTGGCTCTTACAGGCGAGTTCAGCTTGCACGTTACTTAATCGTAAACGGCAAAGGACACGCGGACAATTTTGTCTTTGACGAAAAATATCAAATCGCCAGTTTCGGATTAAACCCCGATGCTCTAAACAGTGTTGTTGAGCGGGGAGCGGCTTTTCAGACCAGCGGTTGCCCAAACTGCAATCGACCCTTCTATAACGAAAAACCTTCAGGACCCATTTACAATTATCCGTGGGTGCCAACTAAAAAAGAGATAGAGAAAATAAAGGCTGATTTAGCATCCTTGATATGA
- a CDS encoding CDP-alcohol phosphatidyltransferase family protein gives MNNTDTKILLPAAISSLRVAVLPFFVYLFTVGNIYACLGLLAFAAATDFFDGYLARKLRVASGFGAFLDAATDFVLMFGVFVFFTVEGFYPVWLPLLIVASFVIFVVTSRLTQKVYDLVGKYMGSALYIGVVLTLLLPTQAVYLFVQYAYLGFWLVSLASRIISLSKKA, from the coding sequence GTGAACAATACGGACACAAAAATCCTTCTTCCCGCTGCCATCAGCTCATTGCGAGTGGCAGTTTTGCCTTTCTTCGTGTACCTTTTCACAGTCGGCAACATTTACGCCTGTTTGGGACTGCTGGCTTTTGCGGCGGCTACGGATTTTTTTGATGGTTACTTAGCGCGCAAATTGCGGGTGGCTTCGGGATTTGGAGCTTTTTTGGATGCGGCGACGGATTTTGTGTTGATGTTTGGGGTTTTCGTGTTTTTCACCGTTGAAGGGTTTTATCCTGTTTGGTTGCCTCTGCTTATTGTTGCCTCGTTTGTGATTTTTGTGGTTACCAGCCGTTTAACCCAAAAAGTTTACGACCTAGTCGGCAAATACATGGGCAGCGCACTCTACATCGGCGTTGTCTTAACTCTGCTACTGCCAACTCAAGCTGTTTACCTGTTTGTGCAGTACGCCTATCTTGGGTTTTGGCTGGTTTCGCTAGCAAGCCGCATAATTAGTCTATCAAAAAAAGCTTAG